In Streptomyces sp. TLI_146, the genomic stretch GAAGACCTGATCGCCGAGGCGGCGGCCGCCCCCGTGGACGGCTGGGACTTCTCCTGGCTGGACGGACGGGCCACCGAGGAGCGGCCGTCCTGGGGGTACGCCCGTGCCATGGCGGCGCGCTGGGCCCGGGCCACGGCCGCCCTCGACGTGCAGACCGGCGGCGGCGAGGTCCTGGCGGCCGTCCCGCAGCTGCCGCCGCTCGCGGTCGCCACCGAGGGGTGGCCGCCGAACGTCGCCCGGGCCACCGCCCTGCTGCACCCCCGGGGCGTCGCGGTGGTGGCCGACTCCGACGAGCCGCCGCTGCCGTTCGCGGGCGGCGCCTTCGACCTGGTGACCAGCCGTCACCCCGTCCAGACCTGGTGGCCGGAGATCGCCCGGGTGCTCACCCCGGGCGGCACCTACTTCTCCCAACAGGTCGGGCCCGCCAGTGTGTTCGAGCTCGTGGAGTACTTCCTGGGCCCGCAGTCCGCCGACGTCCGGGGCCGGCGCGACCCGGGCAAGGCGCGCGCCGAGGCCGAGGCCGCCGGGCTCCAGGTGGCGGACCTGCGCCAGGAGAAGCTGCGCACCGAGTTCCACGACATCGGCGCCGTCGTCTACTTCCTGCGCAAGGTGATCTGGATGGTGCCGGGCTTCACGGTCGAGGAGTACGAGGACAAGCTGGCGGCGCTGGACGAGCAGATCCGTACCGACGGGCCCTTCGTCGCGCACACGACACGGTTCCTCATCGAGGCGAGGAAGCCCCTGCGCTCCTCCTGAGCGGCCTAGCATCCGACCATATGGAACGGATGCGGACAATCAGCAACGAAGTGTCCTCGCTGCGGCTGCGGGGTGTCGCCGCGCTTCCCAGCCGCCGGGGCCCGCGCACGGCGCCGCCCGCCCTCCTGTGGTGGGGGTGGGCCGCCGCGCTCTTCCTGCTCTACGCCGCCGTCGGCGCCCGCCGCCAGGCGCTGATCCGCACCACCGGCTACGACCTCGGCATCTTCGAGCAGGCCGTGAAGGCGTACGCGCAACTGCGCGCCCCCGTCGCCCCGTTGCGCGGCGACGGTTTCAACCTGCTGGGCGACCACTTCCACCCCGTGCTCGTCGTCCTCGCGCCGCTGTACCGGATCGCCCCGTCCCCGTACACCCTGCTCTTCGCCCAGGCCGCCCTGCTCGCCCTCGCCGTCGTGCCGCTGGCCCGCCGCGCCCGGCAGGCGCTGGGCCGCCGCGCCGCCCATGTGATCGCCTTCGCGTACGGGCTGAGCTGGGGCATCGCCTCGGCCGTGGCGTTCGACTTCCACGAGGTGTGCTTCGCCGTCCCGCTCGTCTCGTACGCCCTGGAGGCGCTGGCCCTGCGGCGCTGGCGGGCCGCGGTGGCCTGGGCCGCCCCCCTTCTGCTGGTCAAGGAGGACCTGGGGCTGACCCTCGCCGCCATCGGCGGATACATCGCCTGGAAGGGGCGGCGCGGGCTTGGCCTGGCGACCGCCGCCGCCGGGCTGCTCGGCAGCGCCCTGGAGTTCAAGGTGCTGATGCCGTTCTTCAGCCCGGCCGGCACCTACGCCCACGCCGCCAACCTCGAACCCGCCCACGGCTCGCTGCTCGCCACCCTCGCCCTCGCCCCGCTCGACGCCGTACGCCCCGAGGTGAAGGCCACCACCCTGGTCCTGGTCTTCGCCCCCGCCGCCCTGATCGCCCTGCGCTCACCGCTGGCCTGGCTCGCCGTGCCGACGCTCGGCTGGCGGATGCTCTCCCAGAACGCCTTCCACTGGGGCACCTCGTTCCACTACACGGCCGTGCTGATGCCCGTCGTGCTGGCCGCCATGACCGACGCGCTCGCCCCCTACCGGCGCACCGGCGACGCCCTCGCCCGCCGCCACGTACGCGCCTCGCTCGCCACCACTGCGGCCGTCACCCTGGTCCTGATCCCGTCCTTCCCGCTCGCCCAGCTCGTCCACCGCTCCACCTGGCGCTCCACCGCGCACATCGCCGCCGCCCGCGACCTGCTGCGCCGCATCCCCGACGGCGCCACCGTCGCCGCCTCCAACCGCCTGGTGCCCCAGCTCACTTCCCGTACCGACGTGGTGCTCTTCCCGACCTACCCGGTCCACTGGCGGCTGTACGACACCGGCGCGGCGGTGCCCCCGCCGACCGCCCAGTGGATCCTCTACGACCGGGTGCCCGCCGAGTCCTGGCCCTACCCACCGGGCTACTGGCCCTACCCGAAGGACCGTCAGGAAGCCGAGCTGGCCAAGGCGGAGCAGGCCTACGGGTACCGGGTCGTGGCCCAGCGGGACGGAATCACCCTGCTCAGACGTTGAGGACGGCGACGGACGTACGAGACGAGGGAGATCCATGGGCAGGCACACCAAGGGCGACGTCAGCTACAGCTGCGGGCTCGACGCGGCGGTGGACGTGGTCGGCGGGAAGTGGAAGCCGCTGATCCTGTGGGCGCTGCACGACGGCACGTACCGCTTCGGCGAGCTCAGGCGCCGGGTCGAGGGCGTCACCGAGAAGGTCCTCGTCCAGCAGCTGCGCGAGCTGGAGACCGACGGGATCGTCCACCGCGAGGTCTACGGGGAGGTGCCGCCCCGGGTGGAGTACTCGCTGACGCCGCGCGGCCAGGCGCTCAACACGGCACTCACCCCCTTGGGTGAGTGGGGTGAGGCACACATGGAGTGGATCCTGGAGGTGAAGACCGGCTCACGCAGTGTGGCCTGAGCCGGTCCGCACCGCCCTGACCTGCACGGTCAAAGAAGCGTTCCGGCATCGGGTCCCCCTTGTGGGTCAGCCGTGGGGGGTGCCTCCTCAGTGCCCCCGCGGTTTCGGAGCGTAGTTTCGGCATGCCGTGGCACCCAGGACCACTTACGAAGGGTTATGGTGGAAACCCCCCCTCGGGCCGGTCCGTATCCCCCCCACGGACCGGCCCGTTTTTCGTCGGCACCGCTCGGTGCCGGTTCCTGTGGATCCGCTGTCAGTTGGCGATCACCGGGGTGATCAGCCGCGCCCGGCCCAGATGTTGGTGCCCGCGGTGTCCACGGCGAAGGTGTCGATCTCCTTCAACTCCTCGGCCGTCAGCGGCGGTCCGGCGAGCGCCGCCACGTTCTCCTCCAGCTGCTTCACGCTGGACGCGCCGATCAGCGCCGACGTCATCCGCGGGTCGCGCAGCACCCAGGCGATCGCCAGCTGGGCCAGCGACTGGCCGCGCCGGGCGGCGATGTCGTTCAGCCCGTTCAGCCGCCGGGTCACCTCGTCGCTGAGCAGCTGCGGGTCGAGCGACTTGCCCTGGGTGGCCCGCGAGCCCTCCGGGATGCCCTTCAGGTACTTATTGGTGAGCAGCCCCTGCGCCAGCGGCACGAAGGAGATGCAGCCCATCCCCGCCTCTTCGAGCGTGTCGAGCAGCCCGTCGTCCTCCGTCCAGCGGTTGATCATCGAGTACGACGGCTGGTGGATGAGCGCCGGGACGCCCATCTCCTTGAGGATCCGCGCGGCCTCGGCGGTCTGCTCGCTGGTGTACGAGGACACGCCCACGTACAGCGCCTTGCCCTGCTGGACGGCGGACGCCAGCGCGCCCATCGTCTCCTCCAGCGGGGTCTCCGGGTCGAAGCGGTGCGAGTAGAAGATGTCGACGTGGTCCAGGCCCATCCGGCGCAGCGAGGCGTCCAGCGAGGACAGCAGGTACTTGCGGGAGCCCCACTCTCCGTACGGGCCCGGGTGCATCAGATATCCGGCCTTGGTGGAAATGATCAGCTCGTCCCGGTACGCCCGGAAGTCCTGGCCGAAAATCTTCCCGAAGTTGAGCTCGGCTGAGCCGGGCGGCGGGCCGTAGTTGTTGGCCAGATCGAAGTGGGTGACACCGAGGTCGAAGGCGCGGCGCAGGATCGCGCGCTGCGACTCCAGGGAGCGGTCGTCGCCGAAGTTGTGCCACAGGCCCAGGGAGAGCGCGGGCAGCCTGAGGCCGCTGCGGCCGGTCCGCCGGTACTCCATGGAGTCGTAGCGGTGCTCGGCGGCCAGGTAGTGGAGGGGGAGTGATTCAGTCACGTTTCCCTGCTTATCACGGACTTGTGACAGGCCGAGTTGGGCCGCTGTGACCCGTCCGCAGTACTGTGCCTTCCTCGGGGGTGCCCCCAGGCCCGTCAGGCACTGGGCGAGGGCCGTGCGATGCCGCGGCGGCCCCCGGAAGCAATCGAGAGGGTGGAATCGGTGAACTTGCGCGACCTGGTGTACGGGCTCTACGCACGCCGGGTGGAAGGCCGCCTCGACCACGACCAGGTGCCCAAGCACATCGGCGTCATCCTGGACGGGAACCGGCGCTGGGCGAAGGCGTCCGGCGGCAGCCCCGAACAGGGGCACCAGGCGGGCGCGAGCAAGATCCACGAGCTGCTCGGCTGGTGTGCCGAGACGGACGTCGAGGTCGTGACGCTCTGGATGCTGTCCACGGACAACCTGGACCGGCCCGACAACGAGCTGGTCCCGCTCCTGGGCATCATCGAGGGCGTGGTGCGCGATCTGGCGGCGGACGGCCGCTGGCGCGTCCACCACGTCGGCACGATGGACCTGCTGCCCGCGCGGACGCAGTCGGTACTCAAGGAGGCCGAGCAGGCCACCCATGACGTCGGCGGGATACTCGTCAACGTCGCCGTGGGCTACGGCGGCCGTCAGGAGATCGCGGACGCGGTCCGCTCGCTGATCCTGGACGCCGCGTCCAAGGGGACCAGCTTCGAGGAACTGGCCGAGATCGTCGACGTCGACCACATCTCGGAGCACCTCTACACCCGCGGCCAGCCCGACCCGGACCTGGTGATCCGCACCAGCGGCGAGCAGCGGCTGTCCGGATTCATGCTGTGGCAGTCCGCTCACTCCGAGTACTACTTCTGCGAAGTGTTCTGGCCCGCCTTCCGCAAGGTCGACTTCCTGCGCGCACTGCGCGACTACGCGGCGCGCCACCGGCGGTACGGGACCTGATCCGTCCCCTCATGTCCCACCACGTCACGATCCGTTCCGACGGGTCCTGACCGGGAGTCGATCCCTTTGGTCCCCACCAAGCGCATATGCCTGTGCATGGCCGCGCTTGTTCGAGGGAATACCCCCTCCAGTTGAACGGCCAGAAGTGGCCGCTCACCCGGGAGGCCCTTTGCACCAGGACGCGCGTGCACAGTGCACGGACGGAGCGGAGGGCCGGAGCTCGGCCCGCGCATCGTGGCCACAGCCCGGCCCCCACCCCCGCGACGCCGTCGCACCCCGACCTCTTCCGAGGGGGTACGTCCTTCCGTGGTGACCAGCACAAAGCGCCGCATGCCCGACCGGCGCACCTACGTCCTCGACACCAGCGTCCTGCTGGCCGACCCCAACGCCATGGCCCGGTTCGACGAGCACGAAGTGGTGCTCCCGATCGTCGTGGTCACGGAACTGGAGGCGAAGAGGCACCATCCGGAACTCGGCTATTTCGCCCGTCAGGCCCTGCGCCTGCTCGACGACTTCCGGGTCCGGTACGGCCGCCTCGACGCACCCATCCCGCTGGGCGACCTCGGCGGCACGCTCCGCGTCGAGCTCAACCATTCTGATCCCGGCGTGCTGCCCGCCGGCTACAGGTTGGGGGACAACGACTCACGGATCCTCGCCGTCGCCCGCAATCTCCAGGCCGAGGGGTACGACGTCACCGTCGTCTCCAAGGACCTGCCGCTGCGGATCAAGGCGTCGTCGGTAGGCCTGCTCGCCGAGGAGTACCGGGCGGAACTGGCCATCACCGACTCGGGCTTCAGCGGAATGTCCGAACTGTCGCTCTCGGGCGAGCAGGTGGACCTTCTCTACGAGGAGGAGACGCTGTACGTGCCGGAGGCCGCGGGCCTGCCGGTGCACAACGGCCTGGTGCTCCAGTCAGAGCGGGGCAAGGCCCTGGGCCGCGTCACGGCCGACGGCAACGTCAAGCTGGTGCGGGGCGACCGGGAGGCGTTCGGCCTGCGCGGCCGCAGTGCCGAGCAGCGCATCGCGCTCGACCTGCTGCTCGACCCGGACGTCGGCATCGTGTCGATGGGCGGCCGGGCCGGCACCGGCAAGTCCGCGCTGGCCCTCTGCGCGGGCCTGGAAGCGGTCCTGGAGCGCCGCCAGCACAAGAAGGTGATGGTCTTCCGCCCGCTGTACGCGGTGGGCGGCCAGGAGCTCGGCTATCTGCCCGGCTCCGAGGCCGAGAAGATGGGCCCGTGGGCGCAGGCGGTGTTCGACACGCTGTCGGCGGTCACCACGCGCGAGGTGATCGAGGAGGTGACGTCGCGCGGCATGCTGGAGGTCCTGCCGCTCACCCACATCCGCGGCCGCTCCCTGCACGACGCGTTCGTGATCGTGGACGAGGCCCAGTCGCTCGAACGGAACGTCCTGCTGACCGTGTTGTCCCGGATCGGGGCGAATTCACGGGTGGTGCTCACCCATGACGTGGCCCAGCGGGACAACCTGAGGGTCGGCCGGTACGACGGAGTGGTCGCCGTCGTGGAGAAGCTGAAGGGCCATCCGCTCTTCGCGCACGTCACCCTCACCCGCTCCGAGCGGTCGCAGATCGCCGCACTGGTGACCGAAATGCTGGAGGACGGCCAGATCTGATCCCGTATGCCCCAAAGGGCGCCGCCCGCGAAGCCGTTGAGCTTAGCCGGGCGGCGCCTTTTCGTGTGCCCGATCCGGCAAAACCCCTGGGGCGGAGGGGATGTGAGGTTTCACACGCAACGGGGAATTGCCTTGCGGCATCGCTCTCCGGCAGAGTCTTGCATCCGTCAGGCCCCGCATACGGCACACCTGTACCTCGTAACTCAATAGCGTCGCCGTATGCCGCCCGAGCACCACGCGGCGCTCCCGCAAGGGAGTTGCCCACCGGGTCAGTTCCTCCCGTGACCTGAGCAGTTGGGAGGAGAGAGCCAGGGGCACGATTGCGTCCGTCAGGTCACCAGTGCGGGCGCTGCTGGAAGGAAACCGTGTGAGCCGGATCTCGGTCCGGGGATTCGCGGTGGCGTCAGCCACTGCGGTCACCACCGTCGGTGCCGTCGTCGGCGTTGCCTCGGGCGCGCCGCAGTCCACCTCGAACGACAACGTCGAGGCGACCGCTGCCGACACGACGCTTCTTGCGGACATACCCGCGGGCCAGCAGGCCCAGGTGCAGACCGCGTCCCTGACGCAGCAGGCGGACGCGCAGTCCGCCCAGGCGAGCGCCGCGGCGAAGAAGTCCGCCGAAGAGGCCGCCCGCCTCCAGGCCGCCAAGGACGCCAAGTCCAAGAAGGAGTCGGCGGACGAGAAGGCGAAGGAGCGTGAGCAGGAGCAGATCGCCAGCCGGTCCGCGACCCGCGACCCCGCCTCGTTCCCGCAGCAGAGCTCCTACACGGTGGAGCAGGTCAAGGCCATCGCCCGGCAGATCGTGCCGGCCGACCAGTTCCAGTGCTTCAGCAACATCGTGAACCACGAGTCGACCTGGAACTACCTCGCGGTCAACTCCAGTTCCGGTGCGTACGGCCTGGTCCAGGCGCTGCCCGGGTCCAAGATGTCCTCGGTGGGCTCGGACTGGCGGACCAACCCGGCCACGCAGATCAAGTGGGGCCTGAACTACATGAACTCCAGCTACCACAGCCCGTGTGGCGCCTGGTCGTTCTGGCAGGCCAACAGCTGGTACTAGGGCACAATCTTTGCCCAGGGCAACTCAACCTTTCGAAGCCCCTCGCCGTCCTTCGGTGAGGGGCTTTGCCCGTGTACGGTCGGAGGCGACGACTCCGGGTGGGGGGAGTGGTGGGGACGCGCGGCGGGGGAAAGGGAAACGGCGGCATCATGTCGAAAGTGCCGGGGCTGCTCGGAGCGCTGGGCGCCGGTCTGACCCGTATGGGAGAGCGGCTGGACGAACGCCGCGTCGAGACCGAGGCGCGGGCGGACGCGGGCCTGGACGAACCGGGCCGTCCGGCGAGCAGTGACGATTCGGCAGACGGTTCGGCAGTAGCGGCAGGGGTTCCTTCGCAGGTGTCCGCCGAGGCTTCCTCGCAGACGTCCGCCGCGGTTCGTACGCAGGCGTCCGCCGCCCCGGGGGCCGAGGAAGCAGCCGCCGAAAGCGCCACCGGCTCCGCCCGGCAGGCCGCCCCCGACCACGTCCCCGCACCTCCCGCCTACGCCCCCGCCGTCGCCGCGCGGCCCGACCCCGTGGCCGCCGTGCCGTGGGGGATGCGGGTTGCCGCCGAGATCGGCTGGCGGCTGCTCGTGCTCGCGGGCACGCTGTGGGTGCTGATGCGGGTCATCAGCGCCGTACGGCTCGTGGTCCTCGCGTTCGTCGCCGCGCTGTTCATCACCGCGCTGCTCCAGCCGACCGTCTCCCGGCTCACCCGCAAGGGCCTGCCCCGAGGCCTGGCGACCGCTGTCACCGCGATCCTGGGCTTCATCGTGATGGGCCTGATCGGCTGGTTCGTGGTCTGGCAGGTCATGGACAACCTGGACACGCTCTCCGACAAGGTCAGAGCGGGCATCGAGGAGCTCAAGCGCTGGCTCCTCAACAGCCCGTTCCATGTCACCGAGGACCAGATCAACCAGGTCGCCAAGAACCTCAGCGACACCATCGGCCACAACACCAACGAGATCACCTCGGCGGGCCTCCAGGGCGTGACCGTCCTCGTCGAGGTGCTCACCGGCATTCTGCTGGCGATGTTCTCGACGCTCTTCCTCCTCTACGACGGGAAGAACATCTGGCACTGGGTGCTGCGGCTGGTCCCGGAGCAGGCCCGGCCGGCGATGGAGGGCGCGGGGCCGCGCGCCTGGCGCACGCTCACCGCGTATGTGCGGGGCACGGTGATAGTGGCTCTGATCGACGCGATCTTCATCGGCCTGGGGATCTACTTCCTGCACGTCCCCATGGCCGTGCCGCTGGCCGTCTTCATCTTCCTGTTCGCCTTCATCCCGCTGGTGGGCGCGGTGATCTCGGGCGCGCTCGCGGTGGTGGTCGCACTGGTCACCGAGGGTGTGTTCACGGCGGTGATGGTGCTGGCCGTGGTGCTCCTGGTGCAGCAGATCGAGGGCCATGTGCTCCAGCCGTTTATTCTGGGCCGCGCGGTCCGCGTCCATCCGCTCGCCGTGGTGCTCTCGGTCGCCGCGGGCGGCCTGATCGGCGGGATCGGGGGCTCGGTGGTGGCGGTGCCGCTGGTGGCGGTGACGAACACGGTGGTGGGGTATCTGCGGGCCACGGCGAGGGAGAACGCGCTGCGGAGCGCGGCGCCGCCGTCCCCGGCGGAGGAGTAGGTGCTCGTTCGCCTGCGGGTCCGCTGTGGCTGGTCGCGCAGTTCCCCGCGCCCCTGAAGGGGCACCCATCCTGCGCAGCGAGAAAGGCCCCCGCCGACGTGATGTCGACGGGGGCCTTCGCGTACGTACGGCGCTCCGTGGTGCCTGCTTTTGGGGGCGCGGGGAACTGCGCGAGCAACCCACCACCGGCCCGCAGGCAACCACGTACCTACTCGGCCAGCACGGACTCCGCGTCCAGCGTGACGCCCACCGCCTGGATCACCGAGGCGATCTTGAAGGCTTCCTGGATCGTCTCGCGGTCGACGCCCGCCTTGCGCAGGACCTGCTCGTGCGAGTCCAGGCACTGGCCGCAGCCGTTGACCGCGGAGACGGCCAGCGACCACAGCTCGAAGTCGACCTTCTCCACGCCCGGGTTGCCGATGACGTTCATCCGCAGACCGGCCCGCAGCGTGCCGTACTCCGGGTCGGAGAGCAGGTGGCGGGTGCGGTAGAAGACGTTGTTCATCGCCATGACCGCGGCAGCGGCCTTCGCGGCGGTGTACGCCTCGGGGGAGAGGTTGGCCTTGGCCTCGGGCTCCAGCTCGCGCAGGACCTTCGGCGAGCGCGCGGCGATGGCGCAGGCGAGGACCGTGCCCCACAGCTGCTGGGCCGGGAGCTCGCTGTTGCCGATGACCGAGCCGAGGTTCAGCTTCAGGTCCTTGGCGTAGTCCGGCAGGGCGGACTTCAGTTCGTCGAGAGCCATGTCAGGTCAGTCCGTTCACTCGCCGGAGAGCAGCGCGACCGGGTCCAGGGTGTTCTCGCCCTTGGTCCAGTTGCAGGGGCACAGCTCGTCGGTCTGGAGGGCGTCGAGGACCCGCAGGACCTCCTTGGGGTTACGGCCCACGGAACCGGCGGTCACCATCGTGAACTGGATCTCGTTGTTCTGGTCGACGATGAAGACGGCGCGCTGGGCGAAGCCGTCCTCGCCCTCGATGCCGAGGTCACGCATGAGCTCGTGCTTCGAGTCGGCCATCATCGGGAACGGCAGGTCGGTGAGGTCCGGGTGGTCCTTGCGCCAGGCGTGGTGCACGAACTCGGAGTCGCCGGAGAAGCCGAGGATCTGGGCGTCACGGTCGGCGAACTCGTCGTTCAGCTTGCCGAACGCGGCGATCTCGGTCGGGCACACGAAGGTGAAGTCCTTGGGCCACGCGAAGACGATCTTCCACTTGCCCTCGTAGGTCTTGTGGTTGATCTGCTCGAACTCCTTGCCGCTTTCCAGCGACACGCAGGCGGTCAGGTCGAACTCGGGGAACTTGTCACCGACAGTGAGCACGCGCTCTCCTTGCGATCGGGAAGGGTCCTTTTTGGGGGCTTCCCTGGGGGTTGGACGGATTACGGATGCTGCCACAGGAGGCATTGATCAGTGAAATAGCTAGACTCGGTCATCGTGATCGGAGGTGCTTATCAGTGGCTATAAGTAATGGTGCGGGCGGCGCGGCCGGTGCGGGCGCGCCACGGGGCCGTACGGCGGCCAAGCCCGTCAAGCAGCCGAGCCTCGCGCAGCTGCGGGCGTTCGCGGCGGTGGCCGAGCATCTGCACTTCCGGGACGCGGCGGCGGCGATCGGGATGAGCCAGCCCGCGCTGTCCGGGGCGGTCTCCGCGCTGGAGGAGGCGCTCGGGGTGCAGCTCCTGGAGCGCACCACGCGCCGGGTGCTCCTGTCGCCCGCCGGGTCGCGTCTCGCCGTGCGGGCGAAGGCGGTCCTGGAGGCGGTAGGCTCGCTCCTGGAGGAGGCCGAGGCGGTACGGGCGCCGTTCACCGGGGTGCTGCGGCTCGGGGTGATCCCGACGGTGGCGCCGTATCTGCTGCCCACCGTGCTGCGGCTGGTCCACGACCGGTATCCCGAGCTGGACCTCCAGGTCCACGAGGAGCAGACGTCGTCGCTGCTCGACGGGCTGGCGGCGGGGCGCCTGGACGTCCTGCTGCTCGCGGTCCCGCTGGGCGTGCCCGGGGTGACCGAACTCCCGCTCTTCGACGAGGACTTCGTGCTGGTGATGCCGCAGGATCACTGGCTGGGCGGGCGTACGGACGTGCCGCGCGAGGCTCTGCGCGAGCTGGATCTGCTGCTGCTCGACGAGGGGCACTGCCTGCGGGACCAGGCGCTGGACATCTGCCGGGAGGCGGGGCGGGAGGAGGGGGCCGCCGTGACGACCACGGCGGCGGGGCTGTCCACGCTGGTGCAGCTGGTGGCGGGTGGGCTGGGGGTGACGTTGCTGCCGCGTACGGCTCTGCGGGTGGAGACGTCCCGTAACGACCGGCTGGTCACCGGGTACTTCGCGGATCCGGCGCCGTCGCGGCGGGTGGCGCTGGCGATCCGGTCGGGGGCGGCGCGGCAGGGGGAGTTCGAGGAGTTCGCGGGGGTTTTGCGGGGAGCGCTGGGGGTGTTGCCGGTGCGGTTGTGCCCCTCCCCGCCCCTTCCCTGAACCCTCCGGGGGGGGTGGGTGGCGGAGGCCCGTCTCCCGGGGACTGCGCCCCCGGCCCCCCGTTCGTCTGCAGGTTCGCTGTGGCTGGTCGCGCAGTTCCCCGCGCCCCTGAAGACGCCCCTGCGGGGCGCCCCAGGGGATGCCGCGCAGCGGCATTCAAGGGGCGCGGGGAACTGCGCGAGCAACCCAGCACGGTCCGCAGATGAAGACCCGCACCCCCGGAGGGGCTCCGCGAGCAACCCACCACACACCCGCAGATGAAGACCCGCCCCCCTACTCCGTCCGCAACCCATCCGGCCGCATCAGCCTCCACAGCGGTGGCAAGGACAGCGCCGTCACCAGCAGCACCACCGCCGCGCCGATCCCCACCATCCCCGCCACCGACGGCCAGTCGACGTGGATCGGGTGGCCGACCATGCGGAGCAGGACCGCGCCCAGGCCCAGGCCCACGCCCGAGGCCAGGGTGAGGCCCAGGGCCACCGGGACCGCCGTCTGCCACAGGACCGACCAGCTCAGGGTGGTGCGGCGGGTGCCGAAGGCGACCAGGGACGACAGCAGGCGCTTGCGTTCGCGCAGTTGCTCCAGCATGGAGACCAGCAGGCTCGTGCCGATCAGCATCAGGACCGCCGCGGCCCCGATGTAGAGCCCGCGCCGCACCCCGGAGAACTTCGCGGCCGTCTTGACGGCGTCGAGCGCCCGCGCCCGCGTGAACGGGTCGTCCCGCCACGCCGCGTTCAGCACCCGGTCGGCCACCTGGCCGTCCCCCGGCCGAGTCGTCACGTAGGTCGTGTAGGAGACCGGGACCTTGGTGAACCTGCGCATGGCCCCGGGGGTCGCCAGGAGGCCTCCCCGCTTGGTGCCCAGCGGGTCCACCCGCGCCGGGACCGTGCGCGCGTCGCGCGGCACCGTGTACGGGGTCTCCGGGCCCTTGCGGTCCCCGACCCACGCCGACTCGAAGAGCAGCTTCGCGCCCGGCGCCGCGCCCTCCCCGCCGAACTCGCCGCCCGTCGTCACGAACACGTCGCCGTCCTTGCACGAGGGCAGTTCGCCCACCTCGCGCAGGGCGCGGCAGTCGCCGACCGCCATCTCGACGTACTTCTGGTCGTTCGGATCCGGCGTGTGCAGGCCCACGTTCCCCAGCGTCGTCGTGCCCGTCACCCCCGGCACCGCCTTCACGTTCGCCTCTCGGCGCTCCTGTTCGGCCTTGGGCAGGGTGGACGGCATGGGGACGACCAGCTGGGCCCGCGCCGTGTCCTCGCCGCTGGAGGTCACATAGTCGCCCTCGATGCCGCTGAAGAGCATCTGCAGCGCGATCGCCCCGGCCACCGCCACCGCGATGCCGTTCACCAGACGGGCCGCGGAGCCCGAGTTCAACTGGAGGCGTCGGACCGCCAGTTGCCAGCCGACCCCGCCGCCGCCGAGCCGCCGCACCACCGTCTCGATCAGCCACGGCAGCAGTGCCGTGACCCCGATGAGCAGCAGGACCGTACCGCCGATC encodes the following:
- a CDS encoding DUF2079 domain-containing protein; the protein is MRTISNEVSSLRLRGVAALPSRRGPRTAPPALLWWGWAAALFLLYAAVGARRQALIRTTGYDLGIFEQAVKAYAQLRAPVAPLRGDGFNLLGDHFHPVLVVLAPLYRIAPSPYTLLFAQAALLALAVVPLARRARQALGRRAAHVIAFAYGLSWGIASAVAFDFHEVCFAVPLVSYALEALALRRWRAAVAWAAPLLLVKEDLGLTLAAIGGYIAWKGRRGLGLATAAAGLLGSALEFKVLMPFFSPAGTYAHAANLEPAHGSLLATLALAPLDAVRPEVKATTLVLVFAPAALIALRSPLAWLAVPTLGWRMLSQNAFHWGTSFHYTAVLMPVVLAAMTDALAPYRRTGDALARRHVRASLATTAAVTLVLIPSFPLAQLVHRSTWRSTAHIAAARDLLRRIPDGATVAASNRLVPQLTSRTDVVLFPTYPVHWRLYDTGAAVPPPTAQWILYDRVPAESWPYPPGYWPYPKDRQEAELAKAEQAYGYRVVAQRDGITLLRR
- a CDS encoding transglycosylase SLT domain-containing protein, whose amino-acid sequence is MSRISVRGFAVASATAVTTVGAVVGVASGAPQSTSNDNVEATAADTTLLADIPAGQQAQVQTASLTQQADAQSAQASAAAKKSAEEAARLQAAKDAKSKKESADEKAKEREQEQIASRSATRDPASFPQQSSYTVEQVKAIARQIVPADQFQCFSNIVNHESTWNYLAVNSSSGAYGLVQALPGSKMSSVGSDWRTNPATQIKWGLNYMNSSYHSPCGAWSFWQANSWY
- a CDS encoding isoprenyl transferase is translated as MNLRDLVYGLYARRVEGRLDHDQVPKHIGVILDGNRRWAKASGGSPEQGHQAGASKIHELLGWCAETDVEVVTLWMLSTDNLDRPDNELVPLLGIIEGVVRDLAADGRWRVHHVGTMDLLPARTQSVLKEAEQATHDVGGILVNVAVGYGGRQEIADAVRSLILDAASKGTSFEELAEIVDVDHISEHLYTRGQPDPDLVIRTSGEQRLSGFMLWQSAHSEYYFCEVFWPAFRKVDFLRALRDYAARHRRYGT
- a CDS encoding class I SAM-dependent methyltransferase, whose translation is MAQTIRNHNTRTFEDLIAEAAAAPVDGWDFSWLDGRATEERPSWGYARAMAARWARATAALDVQTGGGEVLAAVPQLPPLAVATEGWPPNVARATALLHPRGVAVVADSDEPPLPFAGGAFDLVTSRHPVQTWWPEIARVLTPGGTYFSQQVGPASVFELVEYFLGPQSADVRGRRDPGKARAEAEAAGLQVADLRQEKLRTEFHDIGAVVYFLRKVIWMVPGFTVEEYEDKLAALDEQIRTDGPFVAHTTRFLIEARKPLRSS
- a CDS encoding PhoH family protein, which produces MVTSTKRRMPDRRTYVLDTSVLLADPNAMARFDEHEVVLPIVVVTELEAKRHHPELGYFARQALRLLDDFRVRYGRLDAPIPLGDLGGTLRVELNHSDPGVLPAGYRLGDNDSRILAVARNLQAEGYDVTVVSKDLPLRIKASSVGLLAEEYRAELAITDSGFSGMSELSLSGEQVDLLYEEETLYVPEAAGLPVHNGLVLQSERGKALGRVTADGNVKLVRGDREAFGLRGRSAEQRIALDLLLDPDVGIVSMGGRAGTGKSALALCAGLEAVLERRQHKKVMVFRPLYAVGGQELGYLPGSEAEKMGPWAQAVFDTLSAVTTREVIEEVTSRGMLEVLPLTHIRGRSLHDAFVIVDEAQSLERNVLLTVLSRIGANSRVVLTHDVAQRDNLRVGRYDGVVAVVEKLKGHPLFAHVTLTRSERSQIAALVTEMLEDGQI
- a CDS encoding helix-turn-helix domain-containing protein, with the protein product MGRHTKGDVSYSCGLDAAVDVVGGKWKPLILWALHDGTYRFGELRRRVEGVTEKVLVQQLRELETDGIVHREVYGEVPPRVEYSLTPRGQALNTALTPLGEWGEAHMEWILEVKTGSRSVA
- the mgrA gene encoding L-glyceraldehyde 3-phosphate reductase is translated as MTESLPLHYLAAEHRYDSMEYRRTGRSGLRLPALSLGLWHNFGDDRSLESQRAILRRAFDLGVTHFDLANNYGPPPGSAELNFGKIFGQDFRAYRDELIISTKAGYLMHPGPYGEWGSRKYLLSSLDASLRRMGLDHVDIFYSHRFDPETPLEETMGALASAVQQGKALYVGVSSYTSEQTAEAARILKEMGVPALIHQPSYSMINRWTEDDGLLDTLEEAGMGCISFVPLAQGLLTNKYLKGIPEGSRATQGKSLDPQLLSDEVTRRLNGLNDIAARRGQSLAQLAIAWVLRDPRMTSALIGASSVKQLEENVAALAGPPLTAEELKEIDTFAVDTAGTNIWAGRG